A stretch of Campylobacter volucris DNA encodes these proteins:
- a CDS encoding oligosaccharide transferase, with translation MKLKQNYIENNSIIYTCILILIAFGFSIVCRLYWVVWASEFHEFFFNDQLMITTNDGYAFAEGARDMIAGFHQANDLSYFGSSLSTLTYWLYHFLPFSLESIMVYMSTFFSSLIVIPLILIAREYKLTTYGFIAALIASIANSYYNRTMSGYYDTDMLVLVLPMMILLSFIRLTITKDVFTLLLSPIFIMIYLWWYPSSYSLNFAMIGLFALYTLVFHRKEKIFYLAIVVMILALSMLAWYIKLALIVLLFAIFALKEEKINFYTIWALVFGSILVLFLSGGLDPVLYQLKFYVFKADDVQNLKEAAFLYFNVNETIMEVNTINLEVFMQRISSSVLVFICSFIGLIFLCKDHKSMLLALPMLALGFVALIAGLRFTIYAVPVMALGFGYFLYILINFLQRKKILTSLKNINIFLFFTTIFALAPAILHIYYYKSSTVFTSYEASILDDLKNKAQREDYVVAWWDYGYPIRYFSDVKTLIDGGKHLGKDNFFSSFILSKDPISAANMARLSVEYTEKSFKENYPDILKAMVKDYNTSNAKDFLNLLSDKNFTLDTNKTRDVYIYMPYRMLRIMPVVAQFANTSPDTGAQEKSLFFSQANAIAQDPTTRSVILDNGVEIVNDFRALKLEGATLPLKAFIDVESIVNGKYYYNEIDPKSQIYLLFLREYKSFIILDENLYNSAYIQMFLLNQYDTDLYEQVTNDIRAKIYRLKK, from the coding sequence ATGAAATTAAAACAAAATTATATTGAAAATAATTCTATTATTTATACTTGTATTTTAATTTTAATTGCCTTTGGTTTTAGTATAGTTTGTAGGCTTTATTGGGTTGTTTGGGCAAGTGAATTTCATGAATTTTTCTTTAATGATCAACTTATGATTACAACTAATGATGGCTATGCTTTTGCAGAAGGTGCTAGGGATATGATAGCTGGTTTTCACCAAGCAAATGATTTGTCTTATTTTGGTAGCTCACTTTCTACCTTAACTTATTGGCTATATCATTTTTTACCCTTTAGTCTTGAAAGTATTATGGTATATATGAGCACTTTTTTTTCATCATTGATTGTAATACCACTTATTTTAATAGCAAGAGAATACAAACTCACAACATATGGATTTATAGCCGCGTTAATTGCTTCAATTGCAAATAGTTATTATAATCGTACTATGAGCGGGTATTATGATACTGATATGCTAGTGCTTGTTTTACCTATGATGATTTTACTTTCTTTTATACGATTGACCATAACCAAAGATGTCTTTACCCTACTTTTAAGTCCTATTTTTATAATGATTTATTTATGGTGGTATCCATCAAGCTATTCTTTAAATTTTGCTATGATAGGACTTTTTGCACTTTATACTTTAGTTTTTCATAGAAAAGAAAAGATTTTTTATCTTGCTATAGTCGTTATGATTTTAGCTTTAAGTATGTTAGCATGGTATATAAAATTAGCATTAATCGTTTTGCTATTTGCTATTTTTGCATTAAAAGAAGAAAAAATTAACTTTTACACCATTTGGGCTTTAGTTTTTGGAAGCATTTTAGTTTTATTTTTAAGTGGTGGATTAGATCCTGTGTTATATCAGCTTAAATTTTATGTTTTTAAAGCTGATGATGTGCAAAATTTAAAAGAAGCTGCATTTTTGTATTTTAATGTTAATGAAACTATTATGGAAGTAAATACTATCAATCTTGAAGTATTTATGCAAAGAATTAGCTCAAGTGTGCTTGTTTTTATTTGTTCTTTTATAGGTTTAATTTTTTTATGCAAAGATCATAAAAGCATGCTTTTAGCTTTACCGATGTTAGCTTTGGGCTTTGTAGCTTTAATTGCTGGGCTTAGATTTACCATTTATGCTGTTCCTGTAATGGCTTTAGGGTTTGGATATTTTTTATATATTTTAATCAATTTCTTACAAAGAAAAAAAATACTTACTTCGCTTAAAAATATCAATATTTTCTTATTTTTTACTACTATTTTCGCTTTAGCACCTGCTATTTTGCATATATATTATTATAAATCATCTACGGTTTTTACTTCTTATGAAGCTAGTATTTTAGATGATTTGAAAAATAAAGCTCAAAGAGAAGATTATGTGGTTGCTTGGTGGGATTATGGTTATCCTATTCGCTATTTTAGTGATGTAAAAACTTTAATTGATGGTGGTAAGCATCTTGGAAAAGATAATTTTTTCTCATCTTTTATCTTGAGTAAAGATCCTATTTCTGCTGCAAATATGGCAAGACTTAGCGTAGAATATACTGAAAAATCTTTTAAAGAAAATTATCCAGATATTTTAAAAGCAATGGTAAAAGACTATAATACAAGCAATGCTAAAGATTTTTTAAATTTATTAAGCGATAAAAATTTCACACTAGATACTAATAAAACTAGAGATGTTTATATTTATATGCCTTATAGAATGCTACGCATTATGCCTGTTGTAGCTCAGTTTGCAAACACAAGCCCTGACACAGGAGCTCAAGAAAAAAGTTTATTTTTCTCTCAAGCAAATGCTATAGCTCAAGATCCTACAACAAGATCAGTAATACTTGATAATGGAGTTGAAATTGTAAATGATTTTAGAGCTTTAAAACTTGAAGGAGCGACCTTACCTTTAAAAGCTTTTATTGATGTTGAATCCATTGTCAATGGCAAATATTATTACAATGAAATTGATCCAAAATCTCAAATTTATTTATTATTTTTACGAGAATATAAAAGTTTTATTATCTTAGATGAAAATCTTTACAATAGCGCTTATATACAGATGTTTTTGCTCAATCAATACGACACAGATTTATATGAGCAAGTTACCAATGACATTAGAGCTAAAATTTATAGGTTAAAAAAATGA
- a CDS encoding flippase: protein MLKKLFFILNTQDKRFLFGLLIFSIFIGFIESFAISLIMPFVSVASNFELLEKSSYFKPIYEYLNLPSYKLVAYFGCILIAFYIFRAFLNAFYFHLLARFSKGRYHTFACRIFNKYLHLEYENFTNKNQSELLKTITQEVFHLSTLISAFLLMLSESFVVFLLYTLLLIINYKITLALSVFLLLNAFILIKILSPLVKKASIAREEAMKNYFEILNANLNNFKIIKLKTKEQSTQKLYETQSGLFAKANISNESMSSIPRIYLEGMGFCMLCLIIVYLVLKYESDISSILATITIFVVALYRLMPSANRIITSYNEIIYYKNSLDIIYNILNEKEEKLGDEKITFQDKIELKKLFFAYQGKRNLFKGLNFTLKKNEKIAFIGKSGSGKSTLVDLIIGLLKPNDGAIFVDGVKLDESNIKSFRSKIGYIPQQIYLFNDSIAKNISFGEDIDEELLHQVIKQANLESFVKSLEHGVHTKVGDSGSFLSGGQRQRIAIARALYQKPEILVLDEATSALDQESEAKIMEEIYKISKDKTLIIIAHRLSTIQGCDRVFEVERGILKEKR from the coding sequence GTGTTAAAAAAACTGTTTTTCATTCTCAATACTCAAGATAAAAGATTTTTATTTGGCTTACTTATATTTTCTATTTTTATAGGATTTATCGAAAGTTTTGCCATATCTTTAATCATGCCTTTTGTCTCAGTGGCAAGTAATTTTGAGCTTTTGGAAAAAAGCTCATATTTTAAGCCAATTTATGAGTATTTAAATTTACCCTCATATAAGCTTGTAGCTTATTTTGGCTGTATCTTAATAGCTTTTTACATATTTAGGGCTTTTTTAAATGCTTTTTATTTTCACCTTTTAGCTAGGTTTTCTAAAGGACGCTACCATACTTTTGCTTGTAGAATTTTTAACAAATATTTACACCTTGAGTATGAAAATTTTACTAATAAAAACCAATCTGAACTTTTAAAAACCATCACTCAAGAAGTTTTTCACTTAAGCACGCTAATTAGTGCATTTTTACTAATGCTAAGCGAAAGCTTTGTAGTATTTTTACTTTATACACTTTTATTAATCATAAATTATAAAATTACTTTGGCTTTGAGTGTTTTTTTGCTTTTAAATGCATTTATTTTGATTAAAATTCTTTCTCCTTTGGTAAAAAAAGCTTCCATTGCTAGAGAAGAAGCGATGAAAAATTATTTTGAAATTTTAAATGCGAATTTAAATAACTTTAAAATTATCAAACTAAAAACAAAAGAACAAAGCACACAAAAACTATATGAAACTCAAAGTGGGCTTTTTGCTAAAGCAAATATTAGCAACGAAAGTATGTCAAGCATACCTAGAATTTACCTTGAAGGTATGGGTTTTTGTATGCTTTGTTTGATCATAGTTTATTTGGTGTTAAAATATGAAAGTGATATTTCTTCTATTTTAGCAACGATTACTATATTTGTTGTAGCACTTTATCGTTTAATGCCTAGTGCAAACCGTATCATCACTAGTTATAATGAAATAATTTATTATAAAAATTCTTTAGATATCATCTATAACATCCTAAATGAAAAAGAAGAAAAATTAGGTGATGAAAAAATAACTTTTCAAGATAAAATAGAATTGAAAAAACTCTTTTTTGCTTATCAAGGCAAAAGAAATTTATTCAAAGGCTTAAATTTCACACTCAAAAAAAATGAAAAAATTGCTTTTATAGGTAAAAGTGGTAGTGGAAAAAGTACTTTGGTTGATCTTATAATAGGACTTTTAAAACCAAATGATGGAGCTATTTTTGTAGATGGAGTCAAATTAGATGAGAGTAATATAAAAAGTTTTAGAAGTAAAATTGGCTATATACCTCAACAAATTTATCTTTTTAATGATTCTATTGCAAAAAATATCAGCTTTGGCGAAGATATCGATGAAGAGCTTTTACATCAAGTAATCAAACAAGCCAATCTTGAAAGCTTTGTAAAATCTTTAGAACATGGAGTGCATACTAAAGTAGGAGATTCAGGCTCATTTTTAAGCGGAGGTCAAAGACAAAGAATTGCCATAGCAAGAGCACTTTATCAAAAACCTGAAATTTTAGTTTTAGATGAAGCTACTAGCGCTCTTGATCAAGAAAGTGAAGCAAAAATCATGGAAGAAATTTATAAAATTTCAAAAGATAAAACTTTAATCATCATCGCTCATAGACTTTCTACCATACAAGGATGCGATAGAGTGTTTGAAGTCGAACGGGGTATTTTAAAGGAAAAAAGATGA
- the pglA gene encoding N,N'-diacetylbacillosaminyl-diphospho-undecaprenol alpha-1,3-N-acetylgalactosaminyltransferase has product MRIGILTHSAMSAYYFRLALIKALIKNNHEIIIITPKDEFSLELAKQGFNVCHYELSRASVNPLVVLKNLLSLKNTLKNLNLDLLQTSAHKSNTTGIIAAKLAGIKYTFGLVEGLGSFYIDEDFKSKLVKTSINFLYKIVFKLANGFIFVNESNALFMKNLGLKDEKIKIIKSVGVNLKQFLPLQISKEEREYFLQEFNMPNKPIVLMIARALWHKGIKEFYEAANLLKDQANFVLVGGRDDNKSCAPLEFLNSGNVFYLGARKDIARLLNLCDIFVLPSYKEGYPRTVLEAMACKKACVVSDCEGCIEAVENAIDGLICKSKDAKDLVEKIQILLEDEKFKNTLAKNAFIKAQNYNENHIALEYIEFYKGFVDV; this is encoded by the coding sequence ATGAGAATAGGAATTTTAACCCATAGTGCTATGAGTGCTTATTATTTTAGATTAGCACTCATCAAGGCTTTAATAAAAAATAATCACGAAATTATCATCATCACTCCAAAGGATGAATTTTCCTTAGAACTAGCTAAACAAGGTTTTAATGTTTGTCATTATGAGCTTTCAAGAGCTAGTGTAAATCCTTTAGTAGTTTTAAAAAATCTTTTAAGCTTAAAAAATACATTAAAAAATTTAAATTTAGACCTTTTGCAAACTAGCGCACACAAAAGCAATACAACTGGCATCATAGCAGCAAAATTAGCTGGTATAAAATATACTTTTGGTTTAGTTGAGGGTTTGGGAAGTTTTTATATAGATGAAGATTTTAAAAGCAAGCTAGTAAAAACTAGTATTAATTTTTTATACAAAATCGTTTTTAAACTTGCTAATGGTTTTATTTTTGTCAATGAAAGCAATGCTTTATTTATGAAAAATTTAGGCTTAAAAGATGAAAAAATTAAAATCATCAAATCAGTAGGTGTAAATTTAAAACAATTTCTACCACTTCAAATTTCTAAAGAAGAAAGAGAATATTTTTTACAAGAATTTAATATGCCTAATAAACCTATAGTTTTAATGATAGCTAGAGCGCTTTGGCACAAAGGCATAAAAGAATTTTACGAAGCTGCAAATCTTTTAAAAGATCAAGCAAATTTTGTTTTAGTAGGTGGAAGAGATGATAATAAATCTTGTGCACCGCTTGAATTTTTAAACTCAGGTAATGTTTTTTATTTAGGGGCTAGAAAAGATATTGCAAGATTGTTAAATTTATGTGATATTTTTGTATTGCCAAGCTATAAAGAAGGCTATCCTAGAACGGTTTTAGAAGCTATGGCATGTAAAAAAGCTTGTGTGGTAAGTGATTGCGAAGGATGTATTGAAGCAGTAGAAAATGCTATTGATGGTTTAATTTGCAAAAGTAAAGACGCTAAAGACTTAGTAGAAAAAATTCAAATTTTATTAGAAGATGAAAAATTTAAAAATACTTTAGCTAAAAATGCATTTATCAAAGCTCAAAATTATAATGAAAATCATATCGCTTTAGAATATATTGAATTTTATAAAGGATTTGTTGATGTATAA
- the pglE gene encoding UDP-N-acetylbacillosamine transaminase encodes MRFFLSAPHMSKKELEYIHKAFESNYIAPLGEFVNALEQSIKDYTKSSNALALNAATAAIHLALRVLGIKQDDIVLASSFTFIASVAPISYMGARAVFIDCDETYNLDVNLLKKAIKESPKKPKALILTHLYGNASKMDEIVQICKENEIYLIEDAAEALGSFYKNKALGTFGDFGVYSFNGNKIITTGGGGMLVSENKANLEKARFYSTQAREDCLHYEHKEYGYNYRMSNILGAIGTAQMEVLDQRVEKKRQIYNWYKEFLGQTFTFLDELENSKSNRWLSTALLDFSFDKLNTYEKHHICGNENVSIQNKILKIIQTLKDNQIESRPLWKPMHLQPLYKGYDAYLNGNSEFFFSNGICLPSATTMEKNDIEEVSMLILKTLKD; translated from the coding sequence ATGAGATTTTTTCTATCAGCACCTCATATGAGCAAAAAAGAATTAGAGTACATACACAAGGCTTTTGAAAGCAACTATATAGCGCCTTTGGGAGAATTTGTAAATGCTTTAGAGCAAAGCATAAAAGATTACACAAAAAGTTCTAATGCATTAGCTTTAAATGCCGCTACAGCGGCGATACATTTAGCTCTTAGAGTTTTAGGAATCAAACAAGATGATATAGTCCTTGCTTCAAGTTTTACTTTTATAGCTTCAGTTGCTCCTATTTCTTATATGGGTGCGCGTGCTGTGTTTATTGATTGTGATGAAACTTATAATTTAGATGTAAATTTGTTAAAAAAAGCTATCAAAGAAAGCCCTAAAAAGCCAAAAGCTCTCATTCTTACTCATCTTTATGGAAATGCTTCTAAAATGGATGAAATAGTCCAAATTTGTAAAGAAAATGAAATTTATCTAATCGAAGATGCCGCAGAAGCTTTAGGAAGTTTTTACAAAAATAAAGCTTTGGGAACATTTGGGGATTTTGGAGTATATTCTTTTAATGGTAATAAAATCATCACCACAGGTGGCGGTGGTATGCTAGTAAGTGAAAATAAAGCTAATCTTGAAAAAGCAAGATTTTATAGCACTCAAGCAAGAGAAGATTGCTTGCACTATGAGCATAAAGAATATGGCTATAATTATAGAATGAGCAATATCTTAGGTGCAATTGGTACAGCCCAAATGGAAGTTTTAGATCAAAGAGTAGAAAAAAAACGCCAAATTTATAATTGGTATAAAGAATTTTTAGGGCAAACTTTTACTTTTTTAGATGAGTTAGAAAATTCTAAATCAAATCGTTGGCTTAGCACCGCTTTGCTTGATTTTAGCTTTGATAAACTTAATACTTATGAAAAACACCATATATGTGGCAATGAAAATGTATCAATTCAAAATAAAATTTTAAAAATAATCCAAACTTTAAAAGACAATCAAATAGAAAGTCGTCCTCTTTGGAAACCTATGCATTTACAGCCATTATACAAAGGTTATGATGCATATTTAAACGGCAATAGCGAATTTTTCTTTAGTAATGGCATTTGTCTTCCAAGTGCAACGACTATGGAAAAAAATGATATAGAAGAAGTTTCTATGCTTATTTTAAAAACTTTAAAGGATTAA
- the pglD gene encoding UDP-N-acetylbacillosamine N-acetyltransferase has protein sequence MDTTKSIYIYGASGHGLVCADVAINMGYTNIIFLDDNKGLKYSAKLEKHDMFIAIGANAIREKVFNQVKQDGFKIVNLIHKSAIISPSVSLDDEGILIMPNVVVNAKASIKKGVILNTASVVEHECFVDEFSHISIGAKIAGNVKIGKRCFLGVNSSIIPCINLSDDITLGAGGVIVKDINCKGTYIGIPAKKLQK, from the coding sequence ATGGACACAACTAAAAGTATTTATATATATGGAGCTAGCGGGCATGGTTTAGTTTGTGCTGATGTGGCTATAAATATGGGCTATACTAATATCATTTTTTTAGATGATAATAAAGGCTTAAAATACTCAGCCAAATTAGAAAAACATGATATGTTTATAGCCATAGGTGCCAATGCTATTAGAGAAAAAGTTTTTAATCAAGTCAAGCAAGATGGCTTTAAAATAGTAAATTTAATCCACAAAAGTGCCATCATTAGCCCTAGCGTATCTTTAGATGATGAAGGAATTTTAATCATGCCAAATGTGGTAGTAAATGCCAAAGCTAGTATAAAAAAAGGAGTGATTTTAAATACAGCTAGTGTTGTAGAACATGAATGTTTTGTGGATGAATTTTCCCATATAAGTATAGGAGCTAAAATAGCAGGAAATGTAAAAATAGGAAAGCGTTGCTTTTTAGGAGTAAATTCAAGCATTATACCTTGTATTAATTTAAGTGATGATATCACTTTAGGAGCTGGTGGAGTGATTGTAAAAGATATAAATTGCAAAGGAACTTATATAGGAATTCCTGCTAAAAAACTTCAAAAATAA
- the pglC gene encoding undecaprenyl phosphate N,N'-diacetylbacillosamine 1-phosphate transferase, producing the protein MYKNGLKRVFDFFLALILLCIFLPFILLIALILKLVQGSAIFKQARPGLNEKVFYIYKFKTMSDEKDENGNLLSDELRLKPFGKLIRSLSLDELPQLFNVLKGDMSFIGPRPLLVEYLPLYNQEQKKRHDVRPGITGWAQINGRNAISWEQKFKFDVEYVQKCSFLFDLKIFFMTIIKVIKRSGVNKQGNATTDKFNGHN; encoded by the coding sequence ATGTATAAAAATGGCTTAAAAAGAGTATTTGATTTTTTTCTTGCTTTGATTTTGCTTTGTATTTTTTTACCATTTATTTTATTAATCGCTTTGATTTTAAAATTAGTTCAAGGAAGTGCTATTTTTAAACAAGCAAGACCAGGATTAAATGAAAAAGTTTTTTATATTTATAAATTTAAAACTATGAGTGATGAAAAAGATGAAAATGGCAATTTATTAAGCGATGAATTGCGTTTAAAACCTTTTGGTAAATTAATAAGAAGTCTAAGTTTGGATGAATTACCTCAACTTTTTAATGTGCTTAAAGGCGATATGAGTTTTATTGGCCCAAGACCTTTGCTTGTAGAATATTTACCATTATACAATCAAGAGCAAAAAAAACGCCACGATGTAAGGCCAGGCATCACGGGATGGGCTCAAATTAATGGAAGAAATGCTATATCTTGGGAGCAAAAATTTAAATTTGATGTAGAATATGTGCAAAAATGCTCTTTTTTATTTGATCTAAAAATATTTTTTATGACGATCATTAAAGTCATCAAAAGAAGCGGAGTAAATAAACAAGGCAATGCCACAACGGATAAATTCAATGGACACAACTAA
- a CDS encoding GlcNAc alpha1-4 transferase, which translates to MKKLAIFIYSLGSGGAERVVSTLLPMLNLKYEVHLILMNDKISYDIPQVSIHYLEKSSPNESNLAKFLKLPLLALKYKKLCENLDINLQFVLLNRPNYIALMAKMLGLKSTLIINECTTPSVIYKHNNLNSFINKFLIKNLYNKADLILANSLGNKEDLLQNFNIQADKCDILYNAIDLESISEKSKEQIPFKDPFILSVGRLDSGKNHAMLIRAYAKVQTNLKLVILGEGILKNELLNLIEELNLKDKVFLLGFDNNPYKYMSKCDFFAFASSFEGFSNVLIECLACNCAVLCTDHKSGARELFLDDEFGLLVKVDDQDAMQKGLEKMCFDENLKQQYRQKAFTRAQEFDKVQIAKKLFEFFNEVHG; encoded by the coding sequence ATGAAAAAACTTGCAATTTTTATATACTCTTTAGGTAGTGGTGGGGCTGAAAGAGTTGTTTCTACTTTACTTCCTATGTTAAATTTAAAATATGAAGTGCATTTGATTTTAATGAATGATAAAATTTCTTATGATATACCACAAGTTTCCATACACTATCTTGAAAAATCATCACCAAACGAAAGCAATTTGGCTAAATTTTTAAAACTTCCTTTGCTTGCTTTAAAATATAAAAAATTATGTGAAAATTTAGACATCAATTTGCAATTTGTTTTATTAAATAGACCAAACTACATAGCCTTGATGGCTAAAATGCTTGGTTTAAAATCTACTTTGATAATCAATGAATGCACCACTCCTAGCGTGATATATAAACATAATAATCTTAATTCTTTTATCAATAAATTTTTGATTAAAAATTTATACAATAAAGCAGATTTAATTTTGGCAAATTCTTTAGGAAACAAAGAAGATCTTTTGCAAAATTTTAACATCCAAGCTGATAAATGCGATATTTTATATAATGCTATAGACTTAGAAAGTATTAGCGAAAAATCAAAAGAGCAAATACCTTTTAAAGATCCTTTTATATTAAGTGTAGGTAGATTAGATAGTGGGAAAAATCATGCTATGCTCATTAGAGCTTATGCAAAAGTGCAAACTAATTTAAAACTTGTCATTTTAGGCGAAGGTATCTTAAAAAATGAGCTTTTAAATTTAATTGAAGAACTAAATTTAAAAGATAAGGTTTTCTTGCTTGGATTTGATAATAATCCTTATAAATACATGAGCAAATGTGATTTTTTTGCTTTTGCTTCTAGTTTTGAAGGTTTTTCCAATGTTTTGATTGAATGCTTAGCTTGTAATTGCGCTGTGCTTTGTACTGATCATAAAAGTGGAGCAAGAGAATTATTTTTAGATGATGAATTTGGACTTTTAGTAAAAGTAGATGATCAAGATGCTATGCAAAAGGGTTTAGAGAAAATGTGCTTTGATGAAAATTTAAAACAACAATACAGACAAAAAGCTTTTACAAGAGCACAAGAATTTGACAAAGTTCAAATCGCTAAAAAACTTTTTGAATTTTTTAATGAGGTTCATGGATGA
- a CDS encoding GalNAc alpha1-4 transferase yields MKITFIIATLNSGGAERVLVTLANELCKNHEINIIKFHKEESFYKLDPKIKLFTLEQFDFSTLYNKIASRIKKFKALKQALKEHNCDVFISFLDTTNIACIWAKKGLNTPLIISEHSSHAYLKSKIWKFLRDFSFPYADALTVLSNDDKSYYEKFVKKVINMPNPCHFTPNTSNLEKENIVLFVGRLDHNKNPSMFLKAIARLDKNLQNQYKFLIAGDGELKQTLINQANDLAIKVKFLGKVSNMQDLYEKAKIICLCSYIEGLPTVLLESLYFQVARISTKYTSGYKDLINDEKDGILIDIDDDKALSEKLTLLMQDENLRKQITINALQRCQDYEVSNVANKWIKLINEVKAKS; encoded by the coding sequence ATGAAAATAACTTTTATCATCGCTACTTTAAATTCAGGTGGGGCTGAAAGAGTTTTAGTAACTTTAGCTAACGAGCTTTGTAAAAATCATGAAATTAATATCATCAAATTTCACAAAGAAGAATCTTTTTATAAACTAGATCCTAAAATAAAACTTTTTACTTTAGAACAATTTGACTTTTCTACTCTTTATAATAAAATTGCCTCACGCATTAAAAAATTTAAAGCTTTAAAACAAGCTTTAAAAGAACACAACTGTGATGTTTTTATATCTTTTTTAGATACAACTAATATTGCTTGTATTTGGGCAAAAAAAGGACTAAATACTCCTTTGATTATTAGCGAGCATAGCTCACATGCTTATTTAAAATCAAAAATTTGGAAATTTTTGCGTGATTTTAGTTTTCCTTATGCTGATGCATTAACCGTGCTTAGTAATGATGATAAAAGCTATTATGAAAAATTTGTCAAAAAAGTCATCAATATGCCAAATCCTTGTCATTTTACTCCAAATACTAGCAACTTAGAAAAAGAAAATATTGTTTTATTTGTTGGAAGATTAGATCATAATAAAAATCCTTCAATGTTTTTAAAAGCCATAGCAAGACTAGATAAAAATTTACAAAATCAATACAAATTTTTAATCGCAGGAGATGGGGAGTTAAAACAAACTTTAATCAATCAAGCAAATGATTTAGCTATAAAGGTTAAATTTTTAGGAAAAGTTTCTAATATGCAAGATTTATACGAAAAAGCAAAAATCATTTGTCTTTGTTCTTATATTGAAGGTTTGCCTACTGTTTTATTAGAAAGTTTATACTTTCAAGTTGCTCGCATTAGCACGAAATATACAAGTGGTTATAAAGATTTAATAAACGATGAAAAAGATGGAATTTTAATTGATATTGATGATGATAAAGCTTTAAGTGAAAAACTAACTTTACTAATGCAAGATGAAAATTTAAGAAAACAAATCACCATAAATGCCTTGCAAAGATGTCAAGACTATGAAGTAAGCAATGTAGCAAATAAATGGATAAAATTAATCAACGAAGTAAAGGCTAAATCATGA